Part of the Planococcus plakortidis genome is shown below.
TTGGAACACTTAGACGAAATTTGGTCGAGTGTCTTAGCCCAAGTCGAGAAAAAAATCTCCAAGCCCAGCTTTGAAACTTGGCTCAAATCTACTAAGCTCTTGTCCTATAAAGAAGACACTGTCACCATCTCAGCCCCGAATTCATTTGCGCGCGACTGGCTCGAAAACCATTACGTGCACTTGATCACCGGCATTTTGACAGATCTCACAGGGGACGAAGCGCTTATTAAATTTGTGGTGCCAAAAGATCAGGATATGGATGATTTCCAGCTTCCCGCTCCCCGTGTCAAACCGGGGCAGGCGGAACAGCAAGAGTTTTTGCCGGGCATGCTGAACCCGAAGTACACCTTTGACACATTCGTCATTGGTTCCGGCAACCGCTTTGCGCACGCTGCATCGCTCGCTGTCGCCGAAGCACCGGCAAAAGCGTACAACCCGCTTTTCATCTATGGGGGCGTAGGACTTGGCAAGACCCACCTAATGCATGCAATCGGACATTATGTTATCGAACACAACCCGGACGCCAAAGTGGTTTATTTGTCGTCTGAAAAATTCACCAACGAGTTCATCAACTCGATCCGTGACAACCAGACCGTCGATTTCCGCAATAAATATCGAAATGTCGATATTTTGCTCATCGATGATATCCAATTTTTAGCCGGCAAAGAGCAGACACAGGAAGAGTTCTTCCATACGTTCAATACGCTGCACGAAGAATCCAAGCAGATCATCATCTCAAGCGATCGGCCGCCGAAAGAGATCCCGACGCTTGAAGACCGCTTAAGATCTCGCTTTGAATGGGGATTGATCACCGATATCACACCGCCGGACCTGGAAACGCGGATCGCCATTTTGCGCAAAAAGGCGAAAGCGGACGGCCTGGACATCCCGAACGATGTCATGACCTATATCGCCAATTCGATCGATTCCAACATCCGCGAGCTCGAAGGCGCATTGATCCGCGTCGTCGCTTATTCCTCCCTGATCAACCGGGACATGAGCGCCGAACTCGCTTCAGAAGCCTTGAAAGACATCATGCCGAACTCCAAGCCGAAAGTGATTACTATTTTGGACATCCAAAACGCAGTCGGCGAGCAGTTCAACGTCAAGCTTGAGGATTTCAAGACAAAACGCCGCACGAAGGATATCGCCTATCCGCGCCAGATCGCGATGTATCTATCACGCGAAATGACGGATTTTTCATTGCCGAAAATCGGCGAGGAATTTGGCGGGCGTGACCACACGACGGTCATCCATGCGCACGAAAAGATCAATACGATGCTGAAAGAGAACCAGCAGCTTCAGCAGGACATCAAAGAAATTCGATCTGCACTCGGGAAATAGGGTTGTGGATAACCCTCGATTTCCTTAAGCAGTTTATGCACAGTTTACCTACATGTGGATAAACTGCTTTGATTGCTTTTTTAAGGCTTATCCACATATTCACAGCCCCTATTACTATTACTGTCTTTAATTACTAATAACTAAAATATATATATAAGCGAGGTTCGAGAATGAAATTCGAGATAAAACGTGAGCGACTAGTTGAAGGTTTAAACGATGTAATGAAAGCAGTCAGTTCAAAAACGACAATCCCGATTCTGACAGGGATCAAGATGGATGTTTCTACAGAAGGCATGCGTTTGACAGGTAGCGATTCCGATATCACCATTCAAACCTTCATCCCGGCAGAAGAGGATGGACAGCAATTGATCGAGGTCACGGAAGGCGGAAGCATCGTCCTTCAGGCAAAAGTATTCGGGGAAATCGTCCGCAAATTGCCGACCAACGAAGTCGAAATCGAAATCAACGGCAATTTCCAGACGCATATCCGTTCAGGGAAATCCGAATTCCACTTGATCGGCCTTGACGCCATGGATTATCCGCAACTGCCCGATATCCAGGACGACCGCATTTTCACGATTCCAGCGGATTTGTTGAAAACAATCAATAGAGAAACGGTATTCGCCGTGTCCAGTTCTGAGACACGCCCGGTGCTTACTGGCGTCCATTGGGAAGTGAAAGACGGGGAGCTTGTCTGTGTCGCAACTGACAGCCACCGCCTGGCACGCCGCAAAACGAAACTCGAAACTTTGCCGGAAGGGGAGTACAGCGTCGTCATTCCAGGGAAAAGCTTGAATGAATTGAACAAAATCCTCGATGACACGTCCGATCCGGTCGAGATCGTCATGACCAACCAGCAAGTGTTGTTCAAATCGAAGCACATCTTGTTCTTCTCCCGCCTATTGGAAGGGAACTACCCGGATACTTCACGCCTCATCCCATCTGAATACAAGACGACGGTGACGGTAAACGGCCGTTCATTGCTTCAGGCAATCGACCGTGCATCACTACTAGCCCGTGAAGAACGCAATAACGTCGTGCGCTTCTCCACAAACGACGGCAGCGAAGTCGAGGTATCTTCGAATTCTCCGGAAGTCGGGAAAGTCGAAGAGCAATTGCAAGCGCAAAGCGTGGACGGTGAAGAGCTGAAGATTTCCTTCAGTGCGAAGTTCATGATGGATGCATTGAAAGCGATCGATGGGCAGGATGTCATCATCCAGTTCACTGGAGCGATGCGCCCGTTCATTTTGAAATCGGCATTGGACGACTCGATTCTTCAATTGATTCTTCCTGTCCGGACATATTAATCAGCACCAAAACCCTCAGGATAGCCCATACAGGCTATCCTTTTTACTTATGGGGTCAAATAGGGTAAAATAAAGGGATAGACTACGAATCGAAGGATGAGTGCATTTTGAAGGAAATCGGTATTGAGACGGAATTTATTACACTTGGGCAATTGCTGAAAATGACGGATACGATCAGTTCAGGCGGCATGGCCAAATGGTTCTTGAGTGAACACGAAGTATTCGTGAACGGGGAAGCGGAAGACCGCAGAGGGCGCAAATTGCGTCCCGAGGACACTGTGAACATACCGGGGACGGGGGAATTCCGCATCGTTGTCGCCGAAGGCATGAGCTTCGATGCGGATTGACAACCTCGAGTTAGTCGATTACCGCAACTATGAAACGCTCAAGCTCGACTTCTCGCCGGAGATCAACGTCTTCATCGGCGAGAACGCGCAAGGCAAAACCAATATCATGGAATCGCTCTATGTTTTATCGATGGCGAAATCCCATCGGACGAGCAATGACAAAGAATTGATACGCTGGGACGCGGAATATGGTAAAATTAAAGCTGATGTGCTCCGGAAATATGGCAAACTGCCGCTTGAAATCAGCTTTTCCAAAAAAGGCAAGAAAGCGAAAGTGAACCACCTGGAGCAAAGGCGGCTGAGCGATTATATCGGCCAGTTGAACGTCGTCATGTTCGCTCCTGAAGACCTGCATTTGGTTAAAGGCAGTCCACAGGTCAGGCGCCGCTTCATCGATATGGAGATCGGCCAGATTTCACCGGTCTATCTCCACGATCTCGTCAATTACCAAAAGCTGTTGAAACAGCGTAACCATATATTGAAGCAGCATTATGGCAAACAGGCGATCAATGATGTCATGTTCGATGTTTATACCGAACAATTCATCGAAGCTGCTGTAAAAATTATACAAAAAAGATTCCAGTTCATGGAATTGCTGCAAAAATGGGCAGAACCGATCCATCACGGCATTTCCCGTGGGCTTGAAAAACTGGAAATCCGCTATCAGCCGATTAGTGGGTTGAAGCCCGAATGGACGCCTGCTGAAATGGCGTCCTTTTTAGAGCAGAAACTCCAGGAAGTGAAAAAGCGGGAACTTGACCGTGGCGTAACGCTGGTCGGGCCTCACCGTGACGATCTGCAGTTCATCGTCAACGGCTACGACGTCCAGACTTACGGCTCTCAAGGGCAGCAGCGCACGACAGCACTGTCCTTGAAGCTCGCGGAAATTGAGCTCATCAAGCAGGAAGTCGGCGAAGCGCCGGTTCTTCTTCTGGACGATGTACTTTCGGAGCTGGACGATTATCGCCAATCCCATCTACTCAATACCATCCGTGGATCCGTGCAGACCTTTGTCACGACCACCAGCGTCGAAGGCATCCAGCACGAGACCATTCAAAGCGCCCGCCTTTTCGAGGTGTCGAAAGGGACGGTCAAGGAGTGAGCATGCATGTATGTCCAGATCGGGGCCTCCCATTTGGTTGCCGTAACGGAAATCCTTGCGGTGGTCCATCATGAACACTATGTCCACTCCGCTTTTACGCGGCTTTTGGTACCGCCCGAGGCAGTGAAATCCTATGTCGTCACCGATGATTTCGTCTACGGGTCGCCTTATCGGCCCCAGGCATTATTGAATAAAATTCAGCAAAACAGGTTATAACCGATCAATGGAAATAATGAGTTGTCAAGAAAGAGCAGGTGAACGGAATGGCTATGGAAGATACGAATCTTGAACAATCGTATGGTGCCAACCAGATTCAAGTATTGGAAGGCTTAGAAGCGGTCCGGAAACGGCCGGGCATGTATATCGGTTCTACGGGATCGAGAGGACTGCATCATTTAGTATGGGAAATCGTGGATAACAGCATCGACGAAGCCCTTGCCGGTTATTGCGATGAAATCCGCGTCACGATTGAAAAAGACAATTGGATCCGGGTAGAAGATAACGGCCGCGGGATTCCAGTCGATATGCAAGAAAAAATGGGCCGCCCGGCTGTTGAAGTCATCATGACGGTCCTTCATGCAGGCGGTAAATTCGGCGGCGGCGGCTATAAAGTATCCGGCGGCCTCCACGGCGTCGGCGCTTCTGTCGTCAACGCCTTGTCCGAGACGACAGAAGTTTACGTTCACAGGGATGGCAAGCGCCATTTCATTCAATTCCAGCGCGGCGCTGTCACAAAAGAGCTCGGTGTCATCGGCGAAGCCGACAAAACCGGAACGACCATCCGATTTAAAGCGGACGGTGACATCTTCAAGGAAACGACAGTGTATGAATTCGATATTCTCGATCACCGACTGCGTGAGCTCGCTTATTTGAACCGCGGCTTGAAAATCGTGGTCGCAGATGAACGCGAAGGCCTCGAGCAGGAAAAGAAATACCATTACGAAGGCGGTATCAAATCCTACGTCGAGCATTTGAATAAATCGAAAGACCCGCTTCACGACGAAGCGATTTTCGTCGAGTCGGAGCGGGATGGCATCGATGTTGAAGTCGCGATGCAATATAATGGCGGATTTGCCGCGAATATCTTTTCATTCGCGAACAATATCAGCACCCATGAAGGCGGAACGCACGAATCCGGCTTCAAAACGGCATTGACGCGCGTCATCAATGATTACGGCCGCAAAAACGGCTTGATAAAAGACGCTGAAGCGAATCTGACGGGTGAGGATGTAAGAGAAGGGTTGACGGCAATCATTTCCGTCAAGCATCCGGATCCTCAGTTCGAAGGCCAGACCAAGACGAAGCTTGGCAACACGGAAGTGTCGACGATCGTCAATAATCTGTTCTCAGGCGGATTCGAGCGCTTTTTGCTCGAAAATCCAACGACGGCAAAGAAAATCATCGAAAAGGGCATCATGGCTTCCCATGCGCGGATGGCTGCCAAAAAAGCACGCGAATTCACACGCCGCAAATCGGTCCTTGAAGTATCAAGCCTGCCAGGGAAACTTGCAGACTGTTCTTCGCGCGATCCGAAAATCAGCGAAATCTACATCGTAGAGGGAGATTCAGCGGGCGGATCCGCAAAATCCGGCCGCGACCGCCACTTCCAGGCGATTTTGCCATTGCGCGGGAAAATCCTCAACGTAGAAAAAGCGCGCCTGGATAAAATTCTCGTTAACGCGGAAATCCGTAATATCATTACGGCGCTTGGCACAGGGATCGGTGAAGAGTTCAACCTCGACAAAGCCCGTTACCATAAAGTCGTCATCATGACCGATGCCGATGTCGACGGCGCCCATATCCGGACTTTGCTATTGACGTTCCTCTTCCGCTACATGCGCCCGCTGATCGAAGCTGGCTATATTTACATCGCACAGCCGCCTTTATTCCAGATTAAACAAGGCAAGCATGTCGATTATGTCTATTCGGATGCACAGCTGAAAGAAGCATTGGCTAAATTGCCAGCAACCCCAAAACCGCATGTCCAGCGCTATAAAGGCCTAGGGGAGATGAATGCTGAGCAACTATGGGATACGACAATGGATCCGGATTTCCGGACCTTGCTGCAAGTGACGCTTGAAGATGCAATGACAGCGGATGAGACTTTCCATATGCTAATGGGGGATGACGTCGAACCGCGCCGCAACTTCATTGAAGAAAACGCCAGTTATGTAAAGAACTTGGATGTATAAAGCAACAAGAGTTGAGAGGAGGCTGCGGATATGGCGGAACGGCCAGGCAGCGGAGTAGAAGAAATAAACATCAGCACGGAGATGCGCACATCATTCCTTGACTATGCGATGAGCGTCATCGTGTCGCGTGCGTTGCCGGATGTCCGGGACGGCTTGAAGCCGGTGCATCGGCGTATTTTATATGCGATGCATGACCTCGGGATCACAGCAGATAAAGGCTATAAAAAATCAGCCCGTATCGTCGGTGACGTAATCGGTAAATATCACCCGCACGGTGATAGCGCAGTTTATGAAACGATGGTACGCATGGCCCAGGATTTCAGCTATCGCTATATGCTCGTCGATGGCCACGGGAACTTCGGTTCAGTGGACGGCGATGCAGCAGCGGCAATGCGCTATACAGAATCCAAAATGTCAAAAATTTCCATGGAACTTTTGCGCGATTTAAATAAAAATACAGTTGATTATAAGGAAAACTACGATGGCCAGGAAAAAGAACCAATTGTCCTCCCAAGCAGATTCCCGAACTTGCTTGTCAACGGAACTTCCGGAATCGCGGTCGGCATGGCTACCAATATCCCGCCTCATAATCTAGGCGAGACGATCGATGCGGTTCTTGCGTTGGCTGAAAACCCGGCCATTACGACGGAAGAATTGCTTGAGTTCCTTCCAGGGCCCGATTTCCCGACCGGAGGCATCATCCTCGGACGGAGCGGCATCCGCCGTGCTTACGAAACCGGAAAAGGTTCGGTGTTGATCCGTGCGGTTGTTGAAATCGAAACGAAACCGAACGGCAAAGAAGTAATCCTCATCCACGAGCTGCCTTATCAAGTCAACAAAGCGCGTCTGATCGAAAAAATCGCAGAACTCGTGCGCGATAAAAAAATCGACGGCATCACTGATTTGCGTGACGAATCCGACCGCAACGGGATGCGTGTCGTCATCGAAGTGCGCAGGGACGCGAGCGCCAATGTCATATTGAATAACTTGTACAAACAGACGGCGATGCAAACAAGCTTCGGCATCAATATGCTCGCGCTCGTCGATGGCCAGCCGAAAGTTCTGGGCTTGAAAGACGTTCTTTATCATTACCTTGAGCACCAGAAAGTCATTATCCGCCGCCGGACGGAATTCGACTTGCAAAAAGCGGAAGACCGCGCGCATATCCTTGAAGGCTTGCGCATCGCACTTGATCATATCGATGCCATCATCGCTTTGATCCGTGGGTCGCAAACAACCGAAGAAGCCCGCAACGGTTTGATGAATGATTTCAATTTGTCTGAGCGCCAATCCCAGGCCATCCTGGACATGCGCCTTCAACGTTTGACCGGTCTCGAACGGGACAAAATCGAAGAGGAATACCAAGGGCTCGTCGCACTCATCAATGAGTTGCGTTCAATTCTTGCGGACGAATCGAAAATCCTCGAAATTATCCGCGAGGAAATCCTGGAAATTAAAGAACGTTTCAATGACCCTCGCAGAACGGAAATCACTGTCGGGGGATCTGAAATGATCGAAGATGAAGACCTTATCCCACGTGAAGCTTCGGTACTGACACTCACGCATAACGGCTACATCAAACGCTTGCCTGCCAATACTTACCGCAGCCAGAAGCGCGGCGGACGCGGCGTCCAGGGAATGGGAACCAACGAAGATGATTTCGTGGAACACCTTCTATATACATCGACGCATGACACCATCCTGTTCTTCACAAGCGAAGGGAAAGTCTATCGCAAGAAAGGCTATCAGGTTCCTGAATACGGCCGGACTGCGAAAGGCTTGCCACTAGTAAACTTACTGGAGATAGGAAAGAACGAAAAAGTGACAGCGGTAATCCGTGTCGAAGAATTTAAGGAAGATGATTTCTTCTTCTTCACGACACGCGGCGGCCTTAGCAAGCGTACACCAGTAAGCAGCTATGCAAATATTCGCCAGAACGGATTAATTGCTATCAATTTGCGTGAAGATGACGAATTGATTTCAGTCAAGATGACTGACGGCAATAAAGAAATTATCATCGGAACACGCGATGGCGCATTGATCCGATTCCCTGAGACGGATATCCGCAGCATGGGACGCGCAGCAAGCGGTGTCCGGGGCATTCGTCTCCGTGAAGGCGACCAAGTTGTCGGAATGGAAACTTTGGAGTCAGGTGACGATATTCTCGTAGTAACAGAGAATGGTTTTGGGAAGCGCACTAAAGAAAGCGAGTATCGTGTACAGTCAAGAGGCGGAATGGGAATCAAGACTTGCCATATCACAGAGAAGAATGGCCCGCTTGTGGCTGTAAGAGCTGTAAACGGTACTGAAGATATCATGCTGATCACACAACACGGCGTGTTGATCCGCATGGACGTTGAAGGAATTTCAACCACTGGCAGAAACACGCAAGGGGTTACATTAATTCGTCTTGGAGACGAAGAGATCGTTGCTACGGTCACTAAAGTTAAAAAGGATTTAGATGATGATGAAGTAGCAGAAGTTGAAGAAGAGACAGAACAAGTTAGTGAAGACAAAGTAGAAGCACTCATCGAAGAAAGTGCAGAAGCAGATGTCTACACAGAGGATGAGCTTGTTGAAGATGAAATAGAAGAAAATGCAGAAGACGAACTAAAAGAATAGAAGATTTTAAAAGAGCTTGCCGGCAACTCGGCAAGCTCTTTTATTTCTTAATAGAAAGAGATTTGAAGAAAGGAAAAGTTTTTTTTCTTAAAACTGTTGACGTGAATAGTAAGGCGTGATATATTTATCAAGTCGCCAAAACAAGGCGTACAACATGAACCTTGAAAACTGAACAGCAAAACGTCAACGAATATGTTTCGAGCGCTTAGCGCGAGAAACCATATTTGCGAGGGTCGCCCTTGGGCGATCGGAGCAAAAAAACTACTGATCAGCGTATGCAGATCAAGCGAATCGCGCGTCTTTCGAGACGGCGATGCGCCAGCAACTATTGAGCAATCAATACTACTCTATAATGGAGAGTTTGATCCTGGCTCAGGACGAACGCTGGCGGCGTGCCTAATACATGCAAGTCGAGCGGAACCATTGGAGCTTGCTCCTTTGGTTTAGCGGCGGACGGGTGAGTAACACGTGGGCAACCTGCCCTGCAGATCGGGATAACTCCGGGAAACCGGTGCTAATACCGAATAGTTTGCGGCCTCTCATGAGGCTGTACGGAAAGACGGTTTCGGCTGTCACTGCAGGATGGGCCCGCGGCGCATTAGCTAGTTGGTGGGGTAACGGCCCACCAAGGCGACGATGCGTAGCCGACCTGAGAGGGTGATCGGCCACACTGGGACTGAGACACGGCCCAGACTCCTACGGGAGGCAGCAGTAGGGAATCTTCCGCAATGGACGAAAGTCTGACGGAGCAACGCCGCGTGAGTGAAGAAGGTTTTCGGATCGTAAAACTCTGTTGTGAGGGAAGAACAAGTACCAAGTAACTACTGGTACCTTGACGGTACCTCACCAGAAAGCCACGGCTAACTACGTGCCAGCAGCCGCGGTAATACGTAGGTGGCAAGCGTTGTCCGGAATTATTGGGCGTAAAGCGCGCGCAGGCGGTCCTTTAAGTCTGATGTGAAAGCCCACGGCTCAACCGTGGAGGGTCATTGGAAACTGGGGGACTTGAGTGCAGAAGAGGAAAGTGGAATTCCACGTGTAGCGGTGAAATGCGTAGAGATGTGGAGGAACACCAGTGGCGAAGGCGACTTTCTGGTCTGTAACTGACGCTGAGGCGCGAAAGCGTGGGGAGCAAACAGGATTAGATACCCTGGTAGTCCACGCCGTAAACGATGAGTGCTAAGTGTTAGGGGGTTTCCGCCCCTTAGTGCTGCAGCTAACGCATTAAGCACTCCGCCTGGGGAGTACGGCCGCAAGGCTGAAACTCAAAGGAATTGACGGGGGCCCGCACAAGCGGTGGAGCATGTGGTTTAATTCGAAGCAACGCGAAGAACCTTACCAGGTCTTGACATCCCGCTGACCGCCTTGGAGACAAGGCTTTCCCTTCGGGGACAGCGGTGACAGGTGGTGCATGGTTGTCGTCAGCTCGTGTCGTGAGATGTTGGGTTAAGTCCCGCAACGAGCGCAACCCTTGATCTTAGTTGCCAGCATTCAGTTGGGCACTCTAAGGTGACTGCCGGTGACAAACCGGAGGAAGGTGGGGATGACGTCAAATCATCATGCCCCTTATGACCTGGGCTACACACGTGCTACAATGGACGGTACAAAGGGTCGCGAACCCGCGAGGGGGAGCCAATCCCAGAAAACCGTTCTCAGTTCGGATTGCAGGCTGCAACTCGCCTGCATGAAGCCGGAATCGCTAGTAATCGCGGATCAGCATGCCGCGGTGAATACGTTCCCGGGCCTTGTACACACCGCCCGTCACACCACGAGAGTTTGTAACACCCGAAGTCGGTGGGGTAACCCTTATGGGAGCCAGCCGCCGAAGGTGGGACAGATGATTGGGGTGAAGTCGTAACAAGGTAGCCGTATCGGAAGGTGCGGCTGGATCACCTCCTTTCTAAGGATAATATCGGAACCGATTCTTCGGAATCGGGTTGACGTTTTGCGTTCAGTTTTGAAGGTTCACTCCGCAAGGATTGGCTTTCAGACTTGTTCTTTGAAAACTGGATAGATCGACATTGATTAAGAAACAAGCATCAAGTAGCGTGATCGCCTCAAGCGATCAACTTATTGTTTGACCATCAGTGGTTAAGTTAATAAGGGCGCACGGTGGATGCCTTGGCACTAGGAGCCGAAGAAGGACGGCACTAACACCGATATGCCTCGGGGAGCTGTAAGTGAGCTGTGATCCGGGGATTTCCGAATGGGGAAACCCACTGTTCGTAATGGAGCAGTATCCATGTGTGAATTCATAGCACATGAGAAGGCAGACTCAGGGAACTGAAACATCTAAGTACCTGAAGGAAGAGAAAGCAAATGCGATTCCCCAAGTAGCGGCGAGCGAAACGGGAACAGCCCAAACCAGAAGGCTTGCCTTCTGGGGTTGTAGGACACTCTATACGGAGTTACAAAGGAATGGATTAGGCGAAGCGACCTGGAACGGTCCGCGAGACAGGGTAAGAGCCCCGTAGCCGAAAGTGCATTCCCTCCAGAGTGGATCCTGAGTACGGCGGAACACGTGAAATTCCGTCGGAATCCGGGAGGACCATCTCCCAAGGCTAAATACTCCCTAGTGACCGATAGTGAACCAGTACCGTGAGGGAAAGGTGAAAAGCACCCCGGAAGGGGAGTGAAAGAGATCCTGAAACCGTGTGCCTACAAGTAGTTAGAGCCCGTTAATGGGTGATAGCGTGCCTTTTGTAGAATGAACCGGCGAGTTACGATTGCATGCAAGGTTAAGGTGAGAAGCCGGAGCCGCAGCGAAAGCGAGTCTGAACAGGGCGAATGAGTATGCAGTTGTAGACCCGAAACCAGGTGATCTACCCATGTCCAGGGTGAAGGTAAGGTAACACTTACTGGAGGCCCGAACCCACGCACGTTGAAAAGTGCGGGGATGAGGTGTGGGTAGCGGAGAAATTCCAATCGAACCTGGAGATAGCTGGTTCTCTCCGAAATAGCTTTAGGGCTAGCCTCAAGATAGAGAATCCTGGAGGTAGAGCACTGTTTGGACTAGGGGCCCATCCCGGGTTACCGAATTCAGACAAACTCCGAATGCCAGTGATTTATGCTTGGGAGTCAGACTGCGAGTGATAAGATCCGTAGTCAAGAGGGAAACAGCCCAGACCACCAGCTAAGGTCCCCAAATATCCGTTAAGTGGAAAAGGATGTGGCGTTGCTTAGACAACCAGGATGTTGGCTTAGAAGCAGCCATCATTTAAAGAGTGCGTAATAGCTCACTGGTCGAGTGACACTGCGCCGAAAATGTACCGGGGCTAAACGGATTACCGAAGCTGTGGATGGACATCTGAGATGTCCGTGGTAGGAGAGCGTTCTAAGGGCGGTGAAGTCAGACCGGAAGGACTGGTGGAGCGCTTAGAAGTGAGAATGCCGGTATGAGTAACGAAAGACGGGTGAGAATCCCGTCCACCGAATGCCTAAGGTTTCCTGAGGAAGGCTCGTCCGCTCAGGGTTAGTCGGGACCTAAGTCGAGGCCGATAGGCGTAGACGATGGACAACAGGTTGATATTCCTGTACCACCTCCCCGCCGTTTGAGTAATGGGGGGGACGCAGAAGGATAGGGTGAGCGTGCCGTTGGTTGTGCACGTCCAAGTTGTGAGATGAGAAACGAGGCAAATCCCGTTTCTATATACATCAAGCAGTGATGGCAAGAGGTTTAACCTCAGAGTCCCTGATTTCACACTGCCAAGAAAAGCCTCTAGCGAGGCGGGAGGTGCCCGTACCGCAAACCGACACAGGTAGGCGAGAAGAGAATTCTAAGGTGAGCGAGTGAACTCTCGTTAAGGAACTCGGCAAAATGACCCCGTAACTTCGGGAGAAGGGGTGCTCTGGTAGGGTGAATAGCCCGAGAGAGCCGCAGTGAATAGGCCCAGGCGACTGTTTAGCAAAAACACAGGTCTCTGCAAAACCGTAAGGTGACGTATAGGGGCTGACGCCTGCCCGGTGCTGGAAGGTTAAGGGGAGTGCTTAGCGCAAGCGAAGGTGCGAACCGAAGCCCCAGTAAACGGCGGCCGTAACTATAACGGTCCTAAGGTAGCGAAATTCCTTGTCGGGTAAGTTCCGACCCGCACGAAAGGCGTAACGATCTGGGCACTGTCTCAACGAGAGACTCGGTGAAATTATAGTACCTGTGAAGATGCAGGTTACCCGCGACAGGACGGAAAGACCCCGTGGAGCTTTACTGTAGCCTGATATTGAATTTTGGTGCAACTTGTACAGGATAGGTAGGAGCCAGAGAACCCGGAGCGCCAGCTTCGGGGGAGGCGTCGGTGGGATACTACCCTGGTTGTATTGAACTTCTAACCCACAAGCCTAAGCGGCTTGGGAGACAGTGTCAGGCGGGCAGTTTGACTGGGGCGGTCGCCTCCTAAAGAGTAACGGAGGCGCTCAAAGGTTCCCTCAGAATGGTTGGAAATCATTCGCAGAGTGTAAAGGCACAAGGGAGCTTGACTGCGAGACGGACAGGTCGAGCAGGGTCGAAAGACGGACTTAGTGATCCGGTGGTTCCGCATGGAAGGGCCATCGCTCAACGGATAAAAGCTACCCCGGGGATAACAGGCTTATCTCCCCCAAGAGTCCACATCGACGGGGAGGTTTGGCACCTCGATGTCGGCTCATCGCATCCTGGGGCTGTAGTCGGTCCCAAGGGTTGGGCTGTTCGCCCATTAAAGCGGTACGCGAGCTGGGTTCAGAACGTCGTGAGACAGTTCGGTCCCTATCCGTCGCGGGCGCAGGAAATTTGAGAGGAGCTGTCCTTAGTACGAGAGGACCGGGATGGACACACCGCTGGTGTACCAGTTGTTCTGCCAAGAGCATCGCTGGGTAGCTATGTGTGGCCGGGATAAGTGCTGA
Proteins encoded:
- the recF gene encoding DNA replication/repair protein RecF (All proteins in this family for which functions are known are DNA-binding proteins that assist the filamentation of RecA onto DNA for the initiation of recombination or recombinational repair.), which produces MRIDNLELVDYRNYETLKLDFSPEINVFIGENAQGKTNIMESLYVLSMAKSHRTSNDKELIRWDAEYGKIKADVLRKYGKLPLEISFSKKGKKAKVNHLEQRRLSDYIGQLNVVMFAPEDLHLVKGSPQVRRRFIDMEIGQISPVYLHDLVNYQKLLKQRNHILKQHYGKQAINDVMFDVYTEQFIEAAVKIIQKRFQFMELLQKWAEPIHHGISRGLEKLEIRYQPISGLKPEWTPAEMASFLEQKLQEVKKRELDRGVTLVGPHRDDLQFIVNGYDVQTYGSQGQQRTTALSLKLAEIELIKQEVGEAPVLLLDDVLSELDDYRQSHLLNTIRGSVQTFVTTTSVEGIQHETIQSARLFEVSKGTVKE
- the yaaA gene encoding S4 domain-containing protein YaaA, yielding MKEIGIETEFITLGQLLKMTDTISSGGMAKWFLSEHEVFVNGEAEDRRGRKLRPEDTVNIPGTGEFRIVVAEGMSFDAD
- the dnaN gene encoding DNA polymerase III subunit beta; translated protein: MKFEIKRERLVEGLNDVMKAVSSKTTIPILTGIKMDVSTEGMRLTGSDSDITIQTFIPAEEDGQQLIEVTEGGSIVLQAKVFGEIVRKLPTNEVEIEINGNFQTHIRSGKSEFHLIGLDAMDYPQLPDIQDDRIFTIPADLLKTINRETVFAVSSSETRPVLTGVHWEVKDGELVCVATDSHRLARRKTKLETLPEGEYSVVIPGKSLNELNKILDDTSDPVEIVMTNQQVLFKSKHILFFSRLLEGNYPDTSRLIPSEYKTTVTVNGRSLLQAIDRASLLAREERNNVVRFSTNDGSEVEVSSNSPEVGKVEEQLQAQSVDGEELKISFSAKFMMDALKAIDGQDVIIQFTGAMRPFILKSALDDSILQLILPVRTY
- the dnaA gene encoding chromosomal replication initiator protein DnaA; this translates as MEHLDEIWSSVLAQVEKKISKPSFETWLKSTKLLSYKEDTVTISAPNSFARDWLENHYVHLITGILTDLTGDEALIKFVVPKDQDMDDFQLPAPRVKPGQAEQQEFLPGMLNPKYTFDTFVIGSGNRFAHAASLAVAEAPAKAYNPLFIYGGVGLGKTHLMHAIGHYVIEHNPDAKVVYLSSEKFTNEFINSIRDNQTVDFRNKYRNVDILLIDDIQFLAGKEQTQEEFFHTFNTLHEESKQIIISSDRPPKEIPTLEDRLRSRFEWGLITDITPPDLETRIAILRKKAKADGLDIPNDVMTYIANSIDSNIRELEGALIRVVAYSSLINRDMSAELASEALKDIMPNSKPKVITILDIQNAVGEQFNVKLEDFKTKRRTKDIAYPRQIAMYLSREMTDFSLPKIGEEFGGRDHTTVIHAHEKINTMLKENQQLQQDIKEIRSALGK